A window from Gemmatimonadaceae bacterium encodes these proteins:
- the rpoC gene encoding DNA-directed RNA polymerase subunit beta', whose amino-acid sequence MIDFRSVREKSASAFDYIQVRIASPEEIRGPKDSKERERLEMAGLRSWWSWGEVTKPETINYRSFKPEKDGLFCEKIFGPVKDWECHCGKYKRIRYRGVICDRCGVEVTLSKVRRDRMGHIELAVPVAHIWFFKTLPSPMGNLLDLTLRDLEKVIYYSMYVVIDPGEQEVKMNDLLDEEQYLQLRMKAKEEGDSAFLADIGAPAVRELLRRLDVDKVAEELRAAVVDETSQHKKKAMLKRLKIVDAFRNSGDQSGLRNKPEWMIMDVVPVIPPDLRPLVPLDGGRFATSDLNDLYRRVINRNNRLTKLISHRAPEVILRNEKRMLQEAVDALFDNGRRSKAIRGRGKRPLKSLSDMLKGKQGRFRQNLLGKRVDYSGRSVIVVGPELKLHQCGLPKAMALELFKPFIIHKLVEKGIAETVKRAKKIVERESSEVFEILEEIIRDHPVLLNRAPTLHRLGIQAFEPVLVEGKAIRIHPLVCAAFNADFDGDQMAVHVPLSYEAQLEARVLMLSSNNILKPSDGRPVAEPSQDIVLGCYFATKAPSGFDALQKDAKAQAKLRAFGSAAEVEMALALQQINVQSPVKYLARHEDGAQWVVTTAGRVLFDGIVPAALPFQNHDMKKKKLGELVFESYRKAGLAETVAFLDRLKEFGFRNATRGGVSIAIEDLEIPAEKETLLDEATARVTRFQKAYQTGNITNGERYNKVIDTWTHANNDIADAMVKRMRESQGGFNPVFMMFDSGSRGSRDQIRQLAGMRGLMAKPQKKLTGGIGEIIENPIKSNFREGLSVLEYFSSTHGARKGLADTALKTADAGYLTRRLCDVAQDVVVTEEDCGTVMGLDIGALKEGEDIIEPLAERIVGTVAADDVVDPQLLDEAGRPQLLVEAGQMINEETAAGIEEAGIETVKIRSVLTCEAKRGLCRMCYGRNLATMQMVDLGEAVGIISAQSIGEPGTQLTLRTFHIGGTAARIAEQTARKSKVAGVVEYGDRLVKVTNPENQQIVTSYEGELFIRATKDKNAPVMARLQVPLGAILMVEDGVEVKKEDTIFTWDPYTNPIIADVTGVVKFVDLVEEETISEELDELTGLRQRVVIEDREKKLHPHIEIWQTKGGKEKKVRDFVIPVGAQLIIEDGADVAAGQTIAKISREAYKTRDITGGLPRVAELFEARKPKDPATISEIDGVVRFGDIKRGKREIFVQPLDANNSIDEGQQPQLYEVPSGKHLRVHEGDRVRAGDRLSEGPVNPHDILRIKGPRAVQEYLLNEVQEVYRLQGVKINDKHIGVIVRQMLQKVRIMDPGSTEFLEGEHVDKSVFREANDKAKKKKQKPASSEPLLLGITKASLTTQSFISAASFQETTRVLTDAAIRGAKDNLLGLKENIIIGHLIPAGTGMYRYSDVDMDIEPPPMPAPEFGGFGALPESFLSAPAEADASLLAPLPDEE is encoded by the coding sequence ATGATCGATTTCCGCAGCGTGCGCGAAAAGAGCGCCAGCGCGTTTGACTACATCCAGGTCCGCATCGCCTCGCCCGAGGAGATCCGCGGTCCCAAGGACTCCAAGGAGCGTGAGCGGCTGGAGATGGCCGGCCTGCGTTCGTGGTGGTCCTGGGGCGAGGTCACCAAGCCGGAGACCATCAACTACCGGTCGTTCAAGCCGGAAAAGGATGGCCTCTTCTGCGAGAAGATCTTCGGCCCGGTGAAGGACTGGGAGTGCCATTGCGGCAAGTACAAGCGGATCCGCTACCGTGGCGTGATCTGCGACCGTTGCGGCGTCGAGGTGACGCTGAGCAAGGTTCGCCGCGACCGCATGGGCCACATCGAGTTGGCCGTGCCGGTGGCGCACATCTGGTTCTTCAAGACCCTGCCCAGCCCGATGGGCAACCTCCTCGACCTCACCCTGCGTGACCTCGAGAAGGTGATCTACTACAGCATGTACGTCGTCATCGACCCCGGCGAGCAGGAGGTCAAGATGAACGACCTGCTCGACGAGGAGCAGTACCTCCAGCTGCGCATGAAGGCCAAGGAAGAGGGCGACAGCGCCTTCCTGGCCGACATCGGCGCGCCGGCGGTGCGCGAGCTGCTGCGTCGCCTGGACGTGGACAAGGTCGCCGAGGAGCTGCGCGCGGCCGTGGTCGACGAGACGTCGCAGCACAAGAAGAAGGCGATGCTCAAGCGCCTCAAGATCGTCGACGCGTTCCGGAACTCCGGCGACCAGTCGGGCCTCCGCAACAAGCCCGAGTGGATGATCATGGACGTGGTCCCGGTGATTCCGCCCGACCTGCGGCCGCTGGTGCCGCTGGATGGCGGGCGCTTCGCGACCTCCGACCTGAACGACCTGTACCGCCGCGTCATCAACCGCAACAACCGCCTGACCAAGCTCATCTCGCACCGCGCGCCGGAAGTCATCCTGCGCAACGAGAAGCGCATGCTGCAGGAGGCGGTGGACGCGCTGTTCGACAACGGGCGTCGCTCCAAGGCCATCCGTGGCCGCGGCAAGCGTCCGCTCAAGTCGCTGTCCGACATGCTGAAGGGCAAGCAGGGCCGGTTCCGCCAGAACCTGCTCGGCAAGCGCGTGGACTACTCGGGCCGCTCGGTGATCGTGGTGGGCCCGGAGCTCAAGCTGCACCAGTGCGGCCTGCCGAAGGCGATGGCGCTGGAGCTCTTCAAGCCGTTCATCATCCACAAGCTGGTGGAGAAGGGCATTGCGGAGACGGTGAAGCGCGCCAAGAAGATCGTGGAGCGCGAGTCGTCGGAAGTCTTCGAGATCCTCGAGGAGATCATCCGCGACCATCCCGTGCTGCTCAACCGTGCGCCGACGCTGCACCGCCTGGGCATCCAGGCCTTCGAGCCGGTGCTGGTGGAGGGCAAGGCCATCCGTATTCACCCGCTCGTCTGCGCGGCGTTCAACGCCGACTTCGACGGTGACCAGATGGCCGTGCACGTGCCGCTCTCGTACGAGGCGCAGCTCGAGGCCCGCGTGCTCATGCTGTCCTCGAACAACATCCTGAAGCCCTCGGACGGCCGTCCGGTGGCGGAGCCCTCGCAGGACATCGTGCTGGGCTGCTACTTCGCGACCAAGGCGCCGTCGGGCTTCGACGCCCTGCAGAAGGACGCCAAGGCGCAGGCCAAGCTGCGCGCCTTCGGCTCGGCGGCCGAGGTGGAGATGGCGCTGGCCCTGCAGCAGATCAACGTGCAGTCGCCGGTGAAGTATCTGGCGCGGCACGAGGACGGCGCGCAGTGGGTGGTGACGACGGCTGGCCGCGTGCTGTTCGACGGCATCGTGCCGGCGGCGCTGCCGTTCCAGAACCACGACATGAAGAAGAAGAAGCTCGGCGAGCTGGTCTTCGAGTCCTACCGCAAGGCGGGGCTGGCCGAGACGGTCGCGTTCCTGGATCGCCTGAAGGAGTTCGGCTTCCGCAACGCGACCCGTGGTGGTGTGTCGATCGCGATCGAGGACCTCGAGATCCCGGCGGAGAAGGAGACGCTGTTGGACGAGGCCACGGCGCGCGTGACGCGCTTCCAGAAGGCGTACCAGACGGGCAACATCACGAACGGCGAGCGCTACAACAAGGTGATCGACACCTGGACGCACGCCAACAACGACATCGCCGACGCGATGGTGAAGCGCATGCGCGAGTCGCAGGGCGGCTTCAACCCGGTGTTCATGATGTTCGACTCCGGTTCGCGTGGTAGCCGCGACCAGATCCGTCAGCTGGCCGGCATGCGCGGCCTGATGGCGAAGCCCCAGAAGAAGCTCACAGGCGGCATCGGCGAGATCATCGAGAACCCGATCAAGTCGAACTTCCGTGAAGGCCTCTCGGTGCTCGAGTACTTCTCGTCCACGCACGGCGCCCGTAAGGGTCTGGCGGACACGGCGCTCAAGACGGCCGACGCGGGTTACCTGACGCGCCGCCTCTGCGACGTGGCCCAGGACGTGGTGGTGACCGAGGAGGATTGCGGCACCGTGATGGGCCTGGACATCGGCGCGCTGAAGGAAGGCGAGGACATCATCGAGCCGTTGGCCGAGCGCATTGTCGGCACGGTGGCGGCGGACGACGTGGTCGATCCGCAGCTGCTCGACGAGGCCGGGCGCCCGCAGCTCCTGGTCGAGGCCGGCCAGATGATCAACGAGGAGACCGCCGCGGGGATCGAGGAGGCGGGCATCGAGACGGTGAAGATCCGTTCCGTGCTCACCTGCGAGGCCAAGCGTGGGCTCTGCCGGATGTGCTACGGCCGCAACCTGGCCACCATGCAGATGGTGGACCTGGGCGAGGCGGTGGGCATCATCTCGGCGCAGTCCATCGGTGAGCCGGGCACGCAGCTGACGCTGCGCACCTTCCACATCGGCGGCACGGCGGCCCGCATCGCGGAGCAGACGGCGCGCAAGTCGAAGGTGGCGGGCGTGGTGGAGTACGGCGACCGCCTGGTGAAAGTCACCAACCCGGAGAACCAGCAGATCGTCACCTCTTATGAGGGCGAGCTGTTCATCCGCGCGACGAAGGACAAGAACGCGCCGGTGATGGCCCGGTTGCAGGTGCCGCTGGGCGCCATTCTGATGGTCGAGGACGGCGTGGAAGTGAAGAAGGAAGACACGATCTTCACCTGGGACCCGTACACGAACCCGATCATCGCGGACGTGACGGGCGTGGTGAAGTTCGTGGACCTCGTGGAGGAGGAGACGATCTCCGAGGAGCTCGACGAGCTCACGGGTCTCCGCCAGCGCGTGGTCATCGAGGACCGCGAGAAGAAGCTGCACCCGCACATCGAGATCTGGCAGACGAAGGGCGGCAAGGAGAAGAAGGTCCGCGACTTCGTGATCCCGGTGGGCGCGCAGCTCATCATCGAGGACGGCGCCGACGTGGCGGCGGGCCAGACGATCGCCAAGATCTCGCGCGAGGCCTACAAGACGCGCGACATCACGGGTGGTCTGCCCCGCGTGGCCGAGCTGTTCGAGGCCCGCAAGCCCAAGGATCCGGCGACGATCTCCGAGATCGACGGCGTGGTCCGCTTCGGCGACATCAAGCGCGGCAAGCGCGAGATCTTCGTCCAGCCGCTGGATGCGAACAACTCGATCGACGAGGGGCAGCAGCCGCAGCTGTACGAGGTGCCGTCGGGCAAGCACCTGCGCGTGCACGAGGGCGACCGCGTGCGCGCCGGTGACCGCCTCTCCGAGGGCCCGGTGAACCCGCACGACATCCTGCGGATCAAGGGCCCGCGCGCGGTGCAGGAGTACCTCCTGAACGAAGTGCAGGAGGTGTACCGCCTGCAGGGCGTGAAGATCAACGACAAGCACATCGGCGTGATCGTGCGCCAGATGCTGCAGAAGGTCCGCATCATGGACCCGGGGAGCACGGAGTTCCTCGAGGGCGAGCACGTGGACAAGTCGGTGTTCCGCGAGGCGAACGACAAGGCCAAGAAGAAGAAGCAGAAGCCGGCCTCGTCGGAGCCGCTGCTCCTCGGCATCACGAAGGCCTCGTTGACGACGCAGTCGTTCATCTCGGCGGCCTCGTTCCAGGAGACGACGCGCGTCCTCACGGATGCGGCGATCCGCGGCGCGAAGGACAACCTGCTGGGCCTGAAGGAGAACATCATCATCGGCCACCTGATCCCGGCCGGCACCGGTATGTACCGGTACTCGGACGTGGACATGGACATCGAGCCGCCGCCGATGCCGGCGCCGGAGTTCGGTGGGTTCGGCGCGCTGCCGGAGTCGTTCCTCTCGGCGCCTGCCGAGGCGGATGCTTCTCTGCTGGCGCCGCTGCCGGACGAGGAGTAG